A region from the Hydrogenimonas sp. genome encodes:
- a CDS encoding ferrous iron transport protein B, producing MKSQNRDEHREGSSSERGDGLRLKKIKVAIAGQPNVGKSSIINSMTGARLHVGNFSGVTVEKKEIYIEKDGYEIEMVDLPGIYSLNAYTPEEQVAKKFLYNEDYDLIVNVVDANTLSRNLIFTFQLMDMQKKMVLVVNMIDEVEKQGGAVDRQKLEELLGIPVILTSAKEHRGVDEIVDYVIKVYRQNKPKNKLYYDERIEEQIERLVKVLHKSPHFKDPDEARFIAVRLLDRDEDIYRVIHDLPIFIELHEMLGQIYRELEMEFDEESTSDIMSDERYALAKALVLKALKKPPKKVTLTDRLDRLLIHPVLGLPIFLFFMWLLFQVTFEVGSIPMDWIDAAFTEVSNTIKAVLPSGAIQSVLADGIVPAVGSVIMFLPNILILFLGINLLEQTGYMARAAFLLDGFMKRFGLQGKAFIPLVSGFGCTVPAYMAARTLKNPKDRIITMLVLGFMSCSARLPVYVLLIGAFFPSSHAGNILFIIYISGAILGLIVAKILRTVLFKGEPEPFVMEMPPYRFPSIKALGVELWIKAKLFLKKAGTFIAGASMIIWFLSSYPHNSQLVQSYETKIEAAADEAAKRELQRELAAKELESSYLGTIGKAIEPVFAPLGFDWRVSVATITGLAAKEAVVSTLATLYAVGEADERSNTLIERLRENVSFKAAVALIVIIMIYSPCIAAMSTFWAEVPQWAWRGFYLVYPNVLAWLMAFTVYNLLGLLGY from the coding sequence ATGAAGTCTCAAAACCGCGATGAACATAGAGAGGGGAGCAGCAGCGAGAGAGGAGACGGGTTGCGGCTGAAGAAGATAAAGGTCGCCATAGCAGGGCAGCCCAATGTCGGCAAATCTTCCATCATAAACTCGATGACCGGCGCACGACTGCATGTCGGAAACTTCTCCGGCGTAACGGTCGAGAAGAAGGAGATATATATAGAGAAGGACGGCTACGAGATAGAGATGGTCGACCTTCCCGGAATCTACTCCCTGAACGCCTACACCCCCGAAGAGCAGGTGGCGAAAAAGTTTCTCTACAACGAAGATTACGACCTTATAGTAAATGTAGTCGATGCGAACACTCTCTCGAGAAACCTCATATTCACCTTCCAGCTTATGGATATGCAGAAGAAGATGGTGCTGGTCGTCAACATGATTGACGAGGTGGAGAAGCAGGGCGGTGCGGTAGACAGGCAGAAGCTCGAGGAGCTGCTTGGAATTCCGGTGATCCTCACTTCCGCCAAGGAGCATAGAGGCGTAGATGAGATAGTCGACTACGTAATAAAAGTTTACAGGCAGAACAAGCCGAAAAACAAGCTCTACTACGACGAGCGTATAGAGGAGCAGATAGAGAGGCTGGTAAAGGTACTGCACAAGTCTCCGCACTTCAAAGATCCGGACGAAGCCAGATTTATAGCCGTCAGGCTTCTGGATAGAGACGAGGATATCTACAGAGTCATACACGACCTTCCGATCTTCATAGAGCTGCATGAGATGCTAGGGCAGATATACAGAGAGCTGGAGATGGAGTTCGACGAGGAGTCTACGAGCGATATCATGAGCGACGAGCGCTACGCCCTGGCGAAGGCTCTTGTTCTAAAAGCGCTAAAAAAGCCGCCGAAGAAAGTGACCTTGACGGACAGGCTTGACAGGCTGCTTATACATCCTGTTCTAGGGCTTCCGATCTTTCTCTTTTTCATGTGGCTTCTCTTTCAGGTCACGTTCGAAGTCGGTTCCATCCCCATGGACTGGATCGACGCCGCTTTCACGGAGGTGTCGAATACCATCAAAGCGGTACTCCCTTCTGGTGCAATTCAATCCGTTCTGGCCGACGGTATAGTTCCGGCCGTAGGTTCGGTCATTATGTTCCTGCCCAATATCCTTATTCTATTTCTCGGTATAAACCTGCTGGAGCAGACCGGCTATATGGCGAGGGCCGCATTTTTGCTCGACGGTTTCATGAAGAGGTTCGGCCTCCAGGGAAAGGCCTTCATTCCGCTTGTGAGCGGATTCGGATGTACCGTCCCGGCCTACATGGCGGCGCGTACCCTGAAAAATCCTAAAGACCGCATCATAACGATGCTGGTGCTCGGTTTCATGAGCTGCTCGGCACGTCTGCCTGTCTATGTGCTTCTCATAGGCGCTTTCTTCCCCTCATCACACGCAGGTAACATTCTCTTCATTATCTATATCAGCGGGGCGATTCTGGGGCTTATTGTCGCCAAGATTCTTCGCACCGTCCTCTTCAAGGGAGAGCCGGAACCTTTCGTAATGGAGATGCCGCCATACAGGTTTCCTTCCATAAAGGCCCTCGGTGTCGAGCTCTGGATAAAGGCGAAACTCTTTTTGAAGAAGGCCGGTACCTTCATTGCGGGTGCTTCGATGATTATCTGGTTTTTAAGCTCATATCCTCATAACAGTCAGCTGGTTCAGAGTTACGAAACGAAAATAGAAGCGGCTGCAGACGAAGCGGCAAAGAGAGAGCTGCAGAGAGAGTTGGCCGCCAAAGAGCTGGAAAGCAGCTACCTCGGTACGATAGGCAAGGCCATAGAACCGGTGTTCGCTCCGTTAGGCTTCGACTGGCGTGTATCTGTAGCCACTATAACCGGACTGGCAGCAAAAGAGGCTGTCGTATCGACACTGGCTACCCTCTATGCGGTAGGCGAAGCTGATGAAAGGAGCAATACACTCATAGAGAGGCTCAGGGAGAATGTCTCCTTCAAGGCTGCCGTAGCGCTCATAGTCATAATCATGATCTATTCACCCTGTATAGCCGCCATGAGTACATTCTGGGCGGAGGTGCCGCAGTGGGCGTGGCGCGGCTTCTATTTGGTCTATCCGAACGTGCTGGCGTGGCTGATGGCCTTTACAGTCTACAATCTGCTCGGGCTTTTGGGGTACTGA
- a CDS encoding CoA-binding domain protein: protein MECEFPTINADSDEIREIFRSVRTIAVVGLSPDTSKASNRVAAYLKRAGYRIIPVYPKGDEILGEKVYRSLKEIPERVDMVDIFRKSAAVGQIVEACIERGDVKVVWMQVGIVNNEAAEAAKKSGMSVVQSRCAMVDHRELV from the coding sequence ATGGAGTGCGAATTCCCGACAATCAATGCCGACAGTGATGAGATAAGAGAGATTTTCAGAAGCGTGCGGACGATAGCGGTGGTGGGCCTTTCGCCGGATACCTCCAAGGCGAGCAACAGAGTGGCGGCCTACCTAAAAAGGGCTGGCTACAGAATAATACCGGTCTATCCGAAAGGCGACGAGATACTCGGCGAGAAGGTGTACCGCTCTTTGAAGGAGATACCGGAGCGTGTAGATATGGTCGATATATTCAGGAAATCGGCCGCGGTCGGCCAGATAGTGGAGGCCTGTATAGAGCGTGGAGATGTAAAGGTGGTCTGGATGCAGGTCGGTATCGTCAACAACGAAGCGGCTGAGGCTGCGAAAAAGAGCGGTATGAGCGTCGTTCAGAGCAGGTGTGCCATGGTCGATCACAGGGAGCTTGTATGA
- a CDS encoding tRNA (uracil54-C5-)-methyltransferase, producing MICTHFGECGSCSLYNLPYNEQLSTKKERLEELLKPFYGAEIELFCSKEEHFRARAEYKIYRDESGCSYAMRHMDKKGFVKLKECPMVVESIEERMWRLLGYVNGDEELKNRLFGMEFLSSAAGDTLITMLYHRKLEDAWMERAKELETELEAAVIGRSRKQKVVLSREFVTEKLYVDGKEYLYRHYEQSFTQPNPGVNEKMIAWALKGASEYGKGDFCELYAGAGNFTIPISAHFRKCIATEISKRSIQAAKENCSLNGVTNIEFVRMSSEEFTEALEGKREFSRLKGVDLKSYDLKTVLVDPPRAGLDEDTRRLTAGFETVIYISCNPDTLARDLTELCKTHRVEKAALFDQFPYTPHMEAGVVLTKV from the coding sequence ATGATATGCACCCACTTCGGAGAGTGCGGCAGCTGCTCACTCTACAACCTTCCTTACAATGAGCAGCTATCGACCAAAAAAGAGAGGCTCGAAGAGCTTCTGAAACCCTTTTACGGCGCGGAGATAGAGCTCTTCTGCTCCAAAGAGGAGCACTTCAGGGCGAGGGCGGAGTACAAGATATACCGAGACGAAAGCGGTTGCAGCTACGCCATGCGCCATATGGACAAAAAAGGGTTCGTCAAGCTTAAAGAGTGTCCGATGGTCGTAGAGTCGATAGAAGAGAGAATGTGGAGGCTTCTTGGGTATGTAAACGGCGACGAAGAGTTGAAAAACCGCCTTTTCGGCATGGAGTTTCTCTCCTCTGCTGCCGGTGACACTCTCATTACCATGCTCTACCACAGAAAACTGGAAGATGCGTGGATGGAGCGTGCGAAAGAGCTCGAAACCGAACTGGAAGCCGCCGTCATAGGCAGAAGCCGGAAACAGAAGGTGGTTTTGAGCCGCGAATTTGTAACGGAAAAGCTCTACGTTGACGGGAAAGAGTATCTCTACAGGCACTACGAGCAGAGCTTCACCCAGCCCAACCCCGGCGTAAACGAAAAGATGATAGCATGGGCTTTAAAAGGTGCTTCCGAATACGGTAAAGGAGACTTCTGCGAACTCTACGCCGGGGCCGGGAACTTCACCATTCCGATCTCCGCACACTTTCGAAAGTGCATCGCGACGGAGATATCGAAACGCTCGATACAGGCCGCCAAAGAGAACTGCTCTTTGAACGGTGTCACGAATATCGAGTTCGTCAGGATGAGCAGCGAAGAGTTCACTGAAGCACTGGAGGGAAAGAGAGAGTTTTCCCGCCTGAAAGGGGTAGACCTGAAGAGCTACGACCTCAAAACCGTACTGGTGGACCCGCCCAGAGCCGGGCTCGACGAAGATACAAGAAGATTGACCGCAGGTTTTGAGACCGTAATTTACATATCATGCAACCCCGACACCCTTGCACGCGACCTGACAGAGCTCTGCAAAACACACAGGGTGGAAAAAGCGGCACTCTTCGACCAGTTTCCCTATACACCTCATATGGAAGCCGGTGTGGTTCTGACAAAAGTGTAG
- a CDS encoding ferrous iron transport protein A, with protein MKPLTECSIGCEGRIVKIKAKDPIKGRLFSLGLAKGSEIKILDHTLAKQTWEVESDGTKIALREEEAASVFMEPKGSCA; from the coding sequence GTGAAACCTTTGACGGAGTGCAGTATAGGCTGTGAAGGCCGCATAGTGAAGATCAAGGCCAAAGATCCCATAAAAGGGCGTCTTTTCTCTTTGGGGCTGGCCAAAGGGAGTGAGATAAAGATACTTGACCACACCCTTGCCAAGCAGACATGGGAAGTGGAGAGCGACGGGACGAAGATCGCTCTCAGGGAAGAGGAGGCGGCATCTGTTTTCATGGAGCCCAAAGGTAGTTGTGCATGA
- a CDS encoding flagellar biosynthesis protein FliP, which produces MIRKFLPLLIFFAGLPVLAAVDIPTVNLSLSAPAEPKDLVNTLNIVIVLTLLVLAPSLILVMTSFIRLIVVFAFLRQALGTQQTPPTQLLVSLALVITLFIMEPMGKEAYEKGIKPYMDKKIGYEVAFDETIKPFKSFMLRNTREADLALFYRIRNLPNPQTEADVSLTVLLPAFMISELKTAFEIGFLIFLPFLVIDMVVSSVLMSMGMMMLPPVMISLPFKILIFVLVDGWHLLVGNLVESFK; this is translated from the coding sequence GTCGATATTCCGACCGTAAACCTCTCCCTCTCGGCTCCGGCCGAACCGAAAGATCTGGTAAATACCCTAAATATCGTCATAGTACTTACGCTGCTGGTATTGGCACCCTCCCTGATTCTCGTAATGACCAGCTTCATAAGGCTGATTGTCGTTTTCGCATTTTTGCGGCAGGCGCTCGGAACACAGCAGACGCCGCCGACGCAGCTGCTGGTCTCTCTGGCGCTCGTCATAACCCTCTTCATCATGGAGCCTATGGGCAAAGAGGCGTACGAGAAGGGTATCAAGCCCTACATGGACAAGAAGATAGGCTACGAAGTGGCCTTCGACGAGACTATAAAACCTTTCAAATCTTTTATGCTCAGAAATACCAGAGAGGCCGACCTGGCCCTTTTTTACCGCATAAGGAACCTCCCAAACCCGCAGACGGAGGCCGATGTCTCTCTTACCGTTCTTCTTCCGGCATTCATGATAAGCGAGCTCAAAACCGCGTTCGAGATAGGTTTTCTGATCTTTCTGCCCTTTCTCGTCATAGATATGGTCGTCAGCTCCGTTTTGATGAGTATGGGTATGATGATGCTTCCGCCCGTCATGATATCTCTCCCTTTCAAGATACTCATATTCGTCCTGGTTGACGGCTGGCACCTGCTTGTCGGCAACCTCGTGGAGAGCTTCAAATGA
- a CDS encoding rhodanese-related sulfurtransferase encodes MLKRLFAAILVLAVSLPLFADESLYTDDIDANEAAEMVKKEGAVIIDVRDPREFLYAGHAVGSVNVPIFFVRIDLPPVETRVKVARLEEKRGKAIHVKKIYRPMMEENPRFVEGVKKVTGGSLQKPVIVICRSGERSVYAADKLAKNGFENVYNVEGGFLYDWKTSGLPYGGQ; translated from the coding sequence GTGCTCAAAAGACTCTTTGCAGCTATTCTGGTGCTGGCGGTCTCACTACCGCTCTTTGCCGATGAAAGTCTCTACACCGACGACATAGACGCCAATGAGGCCGCCGAAATGGTCAAAAAGGAGGGAGCGGTCATAATAGATGTACGCGACCCGAGAGAGTTTCTCTATGCAGGACATGCCGTAGGTTCCGTCAACGTTCCCATCTTTTTCGTGCGCATAGATCTCCCTCCCGTAGAGACCAGAGTGAAGGTGGCCCGACTCGAAGAGAAGAGGGGCAAAGCGATACATGTCAAAAAGATATACCGCCCCATGATGGAGGAGAACCCCCGTTTTGTGGAGGGTGTAAAAAAAGTTACAGGAGGAAGCCTCCAAAAACCGGTAATCGTCATATGCAGAAGCGGTGAACGCTCCGTCTATGCGGCCGACAAGCTGGCAAAAAACGGTTTCGAGAATGTGTACAATGTAGAAGGCGGCTTTCTATACGACTGGAAAACTTCAGGACTGCCCTACGGCGGCCAGTAA